A DNA window from Leptospiraceae bacterium contains the following coding sequences:
- a CDS encoding MarR family transcriptional regulator — translation MTGILDTLEKNDFIQRTPSKEDRRVIRVSLSKNGIKQLKKILPDHLQRIYSVFQLFDVNFQTKQRKLFSMILESLENLNKKES, via the coding sequence ATGACCGGAATACTAGACACTTTAGAAAAAAACGATTTTATACAAAGAACACCATCGAAAGAAGATAGAAGAGTCATTCGAGTTTCATTAAGTAAAAATGGAATCAAACAATTAAAAAAAATTTTACCAGATCATTTGCAAAGAATATATTCTGTATTTCAATTGTTCGATGTAAATTTTCAAACCAAACAACGAAAATTATTTTCTATGATTCTAGAATCTTTGGAAAATTTGAATAAAAAGGAAAGTTAA
- a CDS encoding cytochrome b/b6 domain-containing protein, producing MLSVNIHEIVTKLILILVFIHVTGVILYQFTKGNILARMAINAPSKSE from the coding sequence TTGTTATCTGTAAACATTCATGAAATTGTTACCAAATTAATACTAATTCTTGTATTTATCCATGTAACAGGCGTTATCCTCTATCAATTCACCAAGGGAAATATATTAGCAAGGATGGCAATCAATGCTCCTTCGAAAAGTGAATAA
- a CDS encoding cytochrome b/b6 domain-containing protein, whose amino-acid sequence MQTTTEFVHPKSTRFIHGISAILILGLFGIGTAMVQLDDENTTRPFYRAHTFSGLLLVLLTLIRIYKRIKSSHPTPDGIEGAHKMLYTATHCLFT is encoded by the coding sequence ATGCAGACTACGACAGAATTTGTTCACCCAAAATCAACTAGATTTATACATGGTATTTCAGCGATTTTAATTTTGGGATTGTTTGGTATTGGGACGGCGATGGTTCAGCTGGATGATGAAAATACTACAAGACCATTCTATAGAGCGCATACATTTAGTGGATTGTTACTAGTGCTATTGACTTTAATTAGAATTTATAAACGAATCAAAAGTTCTCATCCAACACCAGATGGAATCGAAGGTGCGCATAAGATGCTATATACTGCTACGCATTGTCTATTTACATAA
- a CDS encoding NAD-binding protein yields MVVDDNLEVLKELSNFGMKGIFGDIGSSDTLTHALIHDAAMIISTVPDLLLKGTSNLKLTKVCRELSPDAVIYATAEMPEQIPALEQAGANFVILPYSLAGKTLAREIAVISRDELASI; encoded by the coding sequence ATGGTCGTTGATGACAATCTTGAGGTGCTGAAAGAGCTTTCTAATTTTGGAATGAAAGGAATCTTTGGTGATATCGGCAGCTCAGACACATTAACCCACGCTCTTATTCATGACGCGGCTATGATTATTTCCACTGTACCGGACTTACTTCTTAAAGGAACGAGTAATTTGAAGCTAACCAAAGTTTGCCGAGAACTTTCTCCTGATGCTGTAATCTATGCCACTGCCGAAATGCCCGAACAAATTCCAGCTTTAGAACAAGCAGGGGCTAATTTTGTTATTCTACCCTATTCTCTCGCTGGAAAAACTCTCGCTAGAGAAATTGCGGTCATTTCCAGAGACGAGCTGGCTAGTATATAG
- a CDS encoding cation:proton antiporter, with protein sequence MTSTRLFYDIIFYFTRNENSSTTSRIFSPLVVIILAAAFSKLLVIYPLVRLAGNSHRSALLSSMNLTQISEFSPVIATLGLKYGHISETTFSLLLYGLGITAVTSTYTIKYNLQIYNFIQNILNRLRKKPSIHGLRDTENAEVENDYPIVILGFHRGARAFIDEIKIINPLFRKDYGR encoded by the coding sequence ATCACCTCTACGAGACTTTTTTATGACATTATTTTTTATTTCACTCGGAATGAAAATTCCAGCACCACAAGCAGAATTTTCTCGCCTCTTGTAGTCATTATCCTTGCGGCTGCATTTTCTAAACTCCTAGTGATTTATCCTTTGGTAAGATTAGCGGGTAATAGTCATCGTTCGGCACTTCTTTCTAGTATGAATCTAACACAAATCAGTGAATTTTCTCCTGTGATTGCAACACTTGGTTTGAAATACGGTCACATAAGTGAAACTACATTTTCTCTATTGCTGTATGGACTTGGGATAACGGCTGTTACATCCACATATACTATCAAGTATAATTTACAAATTTATAATTTCATCCAAAACATCTTGAATCGTTTAAGAAAAAAGCCTTCTATTCATGGACTTCGGGACACTGAAAATGCAGAGGTGGAAAATGATTATCCTATCGTCATTTTAGGATTTCATAGAGGAGCGCGTGCGTTTATTGATGAAATTAAAATCATAAATCCTCTTTTTAGAAAAGATTATGGTCGTTGA
- a CDS encoding cation:proton antiporter: MHGLLTDIGIAIVIATATTLIIHFLKQPMILGYLIAGVIIGPYITPQLVADVHNIEVISEMGLILLLFIIGLELNPQNLIANGKTILITGLGQFPLNIILTLGFFQLFATLFGGAKLEILYLAFFCSLSSTAIVVKSLYDKFELDSIPGRITVGILIFQDIWAILLLVLQPNFNDPQISLILIAIAKAILLLISGFVISKYLLSSLFSRISKSPELVVSVSIGWCAAVAGSASLLGLSMEMGALIAGISISTFPYHIHITAKISPLRDFFMTLFFISLGMKIPAPQAEFSRLL, from the coding sequence ATGCATGGTTTATTAACAGATATTGGAATTGCAATCGTAATTGCGACAGCAACTACACTCATTATTCATTTTTTAAAACAACCCATGATACTTGGTTATCTTATTGCGGGAGTGATTATTGGTCCATATATCACACCTCAATTGGTTGCGGATGTTCATAACATTGAAGTTATTTCAGAAATGGGATTAATTTTGCTTCTGTTTATTATTGGTCTGGAACTCAATCCACAAAACCTAATCGCAAATGGAAAGACAATTCTAATAACTGGTCTAGGGCAATTTCCTTTGAATATCATTTTGACTTTAGGATTCTTCCAGTTATTCGCTACTCTGTTTGGAGGTGCGAAACTGGAGATATTGTACTTAGCATTTTTTTGTTCTTTAAGTTCCACTGCGATTGTAGTAAAATCCCTTTATGATAAGTTTGAATTGGATTCTATTCCGGGAAGAATTACAGTAGGGATATTAATCTTTCAAGACATCTGGGCAATTTTACTTTTAGTATTACAGCCTAATTTCAATGATCCGCAGATTTCGTTAATACTAATAGCCATTGCTAAAGCCATACTCTTACTTATTTCTGGTTTCGTTATCAGTAAATACTTACTTTCCAGTTTATTCAGTAGGATTTCAAAATCACCTGAACTTGTGGTATCAGTATCTATCGGTTGGTGCGCGGCTGTTGCAGGCTCTGCGTCTTTACTCGGATTGTCCATGGAAATGGGTGCTCTTATTGCTGGAATTTCGATTTCTACGTTTCCCTATCATATTCACATTACAGCTAAGATATCACCTCTACGAGACTTTTTTATGACATTATTTTTTATTTCACTCGGAATGAAAATTCCAGCACCACAAGCAGAATTTTCTCGCCTCTTGTAG
- a CDS encoding DUF3124 domain-containing protein — protein MKYLLRALLFAFFLLNVLTCDEKPKKPAPEIVEQTFPIPQQKINVVSGSLVYVPAYARIFHYNDELTLSLVTTLAIHNTDPDHPLILRTIRYYSENGTLLKAIIKEPRILAPLATAIYHLVPEKPGAGIGANAMVEWVSEYKIVKPIIEAIMVSRDGNMGVSFISPGYVVRDIGK, from the coding sequence ATGAAATACTTGTTGAGAGCATTGTTATTTGCATTTTTTCTTTTGAATGTCCTTACCTGTGATGAGAAACCTAAAAAACCTGCTCCAGAAATAGTGGAACAGACTTTTCCAATTCCACAGCAGAAAATCAATGTTGTAAGTGGGAGTTTGGTTTATGTGCCCGCTTATGCACGCATCTTTCATTATAATGATGAGCTAACATTATCTCTAGTGACAACACTTGCCATTCACAACACAGATCCCGATCATCCACTTATTTTAAGAACTATTCGTTATTATTCCGAAAATGGAACTCTACTCAAAGCGATTATTAAAGAACCCAGAATATTAGCACCATTGGCAACGGCTATTTACCATTTAGTTCCCGAAAAACCCGGAGCGGGGATAGGGGCTAATGCGATGGTAGAATGGGTATCCGAATATAAGATTGTGAAACCTATTATTGAAGCAATTATGGTTTCGAGAGATGGGAATATGGGGGTTTCTTTTATTAGCCCCGGTTATGTTGTTCGGGATATTGGTAAGTAG
- a CDS encoding SH3 domain-containing protein yields the protein MKFLIILFCIFMTNCVNENIRNLERIGLPELSIPQIRILYGNFENNSLKQSKVDFNPLTKALPSMILSDFATTKQFELTNNEDRLKVLKEISAKQKAGLNNETNFAELYNVDWLLSGDFIEFENNISINARIINFNNSKTLFAINKTFPTNELLLTSSSRKGKIKEVSQSLLEQIAYVHKNIGLEIETTKIAALLNNYEGELLIDDITINKEVVINKDKNYEKKINDIKKKANEKFAKALEIDPDYKKPKENIQKVNDCTYFAPKRNNTFAQVNEPKGLFLRVGPSQSYDKILLLPDRSKLKIIEPANNVDKIYDLCSPWYKVIYIDPTEGEKTGWVFGGLLKFEN from the coding sequence ATGAAATTTCTCATTATTCTTTTCTGTATTTTCATGACCAATTGTGTGAATGAAAATATTAGAAATCTGGAACGAATAGGATTACCAGAATTAAGTATTCCGCAAATTCGAATTTTATACGGAAATTTTGAAAATAATAGTTTAAAACAGTCAAAGGTTGATTTTAACCCTTTAACGAAGGCATTACCATCAATGATATTATCTGACTTTGCGACAACGAAGCAATTCGAGTTAACGAATAATGAAGATAGGCTAAAAGTCTTAAAAGAAATAAGTGCCAAACAAAAAGCCGGACTAAATAACGAGACAAATTTTGCAGAATTATATAACGTAGATTGGTTACTGAGTGGAGACTTCATTGAATTTGAAAATAATATTTCAATCAATGCAAGGATAATAAATTTTAATAATTCAAAGACTCTTTTTGCGATTAATAAAACGTTTCCGACTAATGAGCTTTTACTTACAAGTTCAAGTAGAAAGGGCAAAATAAAAGAAGTCTCTCAATCCTTATTGGAGCAAATAGCATATGTTCATAAAAATATCGGGTTAGAAATTGAGACGACCAAGATCGCAGCATTGCTCAACAATTACGAAGGTGAGCTTTTAATTGATGATATCACGATTAATAAAGAAGTGGTAATCAATAAAGATAAGAACTATGAAAAGAAAATAAATGACATAAAAAAGAAAGCGAATGAAAAATTTGCAAAAGCGTTAGAAATTGATCCGGACTATAAAAAACCTAAAGAAAATATTCAAAAAGTTAACGATTGTACTTATTTTGCGCCAAAGAGGAATAACACTTTTGCACAAGTAAACGAACCCAAAGGTTTATTCTTAAGAGTTGGTCCTAGTCAAAGTTACGACAAAATACTATTACTCCCTGATCGCTCAAAATTAAAAATCATTGAACCAGCAAATAACGTTGATAAAATATATGATCTTTGCAGTCCGTGGTATAAAGTAATTTATATAGACCCTACGGAGGGAGAAAAAACTGGTTGGGTGTTTGGTGGCTTACTTAAATTTGAAAATTAA
- a CDS encoding putative toxin-antitoxin system toxin component, PIN family produces the protein MQKIVLDTNVVVASLISNGIPFKIINELAFENKVTVCISGPIFEEYVEVLSRPKFSVFKDFKSRAETFITKIQEVAVKYSPDIKLNVISDEADNRFLELSVYAKADYLITGNTNDFTEDKYENVDIVTPREYWDNHSE, from the coding sequence ATGCAAAAAATCGTTCTTGATACTAACGTTGTCGTTGCCTCCTTAATTTCAAACGGTATCCCTTTCAAAATTATAAATGAATTGGCTTTTGAAAACAAAGTTACCGTTTGCATTTCGGGTCCAATTTTTGAGGAATATGTAGAAGTTCTCAGTAGACCAAAATTTTCTGTCTTCAAAGATTTTAAAAGTAGAGCTGAAACCTTCATTACTAAGATTCAAGAAGTTGCTGTTAAATATTCCCCCGATATAAAATTAAATGTTATTTCAGACGAAGCGGATAATCGGTTTCTTGAATTATCCGTCTATGCAAAAGCCGATTACTTGATAACAGGAAACACAAACGATTTTACGGAAGACAAATATGAAAATGTAGATATTGTTACACCGCGTGAGTATTGGGATAATCACTCAGAGTGA
- a CDS encoding pentapeptide repeat-containing protein: MKAEEIRNLFKLLGFEGRSITEIWYNDDGKLKKKLNEYDQTLAQKIESLIRWETDIGKKVLGEVRAFIKEKIDMTKKVNEDSFQLGIHHFELTIIDFNELKINNKSLNDYFYENVPHSRKYTGWNDLAGIPLENISISNAIIRNALFSDSNFSNSVLQSIRFEKCNLNNCSFKNCHVSALRIEAAHGSYSNCDWSGSLVNAIEISSKMFGGNSNLNKISYFELIKRSLCINKKNKSYTDFVFCQLINDDTDLQFKDIFNYINWYQNTMNLFNSASKEKNPVKKFSKVIMNFAITITTMNWHSFTATVVTGAFIIFIFSLSYWYWNDIYTDITNYERALNFSIQIFTSLGYGDIKPDLKKSNIGLWVVSLETALGYFG; the protein is encoded by the coding sequence GTGAAGGCAGAAGAAATACGTAACCTGTTTAAACTGTTAGGTTTTGAAGGACGAAGTATTACTGAAATCTGGTACAATGATGACGGGAAACTTAAAAAGAAGTTAAATGAATATGATCAGACTTTAGCTCAAAAAATAGAATCTTTAATTCGTTGGGAAACTGATATTGGGAAAAAAGTTTTAGGTGAGGTCAGGGCTTTTATAAAAGAAAAAATCGATATGACAAAAAAAGTAAATGAAGATTCATTTCAACTTGGTATTCATCATTTTGAGTTAACTATCATCGACTTTAACGAATTAAAAATAAATAATAAATCACTAAATGATTACTTTTACGAAAACGTACCTCATTCTCGAAAATACACAGGCTGGAATGATTTGGCAGGTATTCCTTTAGAAAATATTAGCATCTCAAATGCAATTATTCGTAACGCCTTATTTTCGGATTCTAATTTCAGTAACTCTGTTTTGCAATCAATTCGCTTTGAAAAATGTAATTTAAATAATTGTTCATTCAAAAATTGCCATGTTTCAGCTTTAAGAATTGAGGCTGCCCATGGAAGCTATTCAAATTGTGATTGGTCAGGAAGCTTAGTAAATGCAATTGAAATATCAAGCAAAATGTTTGGTGGAAATTCTAATTTAAATAAAATTTCATATTTTGAATTAATAAAACGGTCACTATGTATAAATAAAAAGAATAAGAGCTATACTGATTTTGTTTTTTGTCAGTTAATAAACGATGATACCGATCTTCAATTTAAAGATATTTTTAATTACATTAATTGGTATCAAAATACCATGAATCTTTTTAATTCAGCTAGTAAAGAAAAGAATCCAGTCAAAAAATTCTCAAAAGTAATAATGAATTTTGCTATAACAATCACAACTATGAACTGGCATTCATTTACAGCTACTGTCGTAACCGGAGCTTTCATAATTTTTATTTTTTCTTTATCTTATTGGTATTGGAATGACATTTATACAGACATTACTAATTATGAACGAGCTTTAAATTTTTCAATTCAAATATTTACTAGTCTTGGCTATGGAGATATAAAACCTGATTTGAAGAAAAGTAATATAGGACTTTGGGTAGTTTCATTAGAAACCGCGCTTGGATATTTTGGTTAG
- a CDS encoding STAS domain-containing protein: MEISFRDKGKNKILRFTGNLDIYTSPVIKKKAISTIEEEEVESLIFDMSEVNYFDSSGIALIANLRKRMMDREGKFALLAISYEIKSVLQLASMDRFFTIYANEEEIV, encoded by the coding sequence ATGGAAATATCATTTAGGGACAAGGGAAAGAATAAAATACTACGGTTTACAGGGAACCTAGATATTTACACATCACCCGTAATAAAAAAAAAAGCAATTTCTACGATTGAAGAAGAAGAGGTTGAATCCCTTATTTTTGATATGAGTGAAGTGAATTATTTTGATTCTTCCGGTATTGCGCTTATCGCAAATTTACGAAAGCGAATGATGGATAGAGAAGGGAAATTTGCTCTTCTTGCTATTTCCTATGAAATCAAATCTGTATTGCAGTTGGCTTCTATGGATAGATTCTTTACTATATATGCAAATGAAGAAGAAATTGTATAA
- a CDS encoding VWA domain-containing protein has translation MLEIPGFKSLKKIPWKDLDPGMIVVGGVKVNNGLPIELATFPALTVSLIRELTTKYHFLPNREIIVAEANRGESPSRMSMGFRTIEKRLKQFNDFRAVIQKQRNALVETKGLILPADAPLISTPYVISDQLIKDTYNSFELKIPFTNAPSMFSHLAEKVTLADVLSGKLKDKFRLPEDVEVMLHLVVDYSYSMNTMDKLDLVMAAVNLFYIHISECMLNVKLQLYVFSENCVQAKFPLSGKEIERKATNYGSFMKKVLHHRNPDVINKVILFTDGEPSDKTDAIMIGNKMKKLKIDYTQIIFDINEDRRVEYQGLNGSEKSLDGFLTNPPPGITSVRLNDADWRNRKAEIYEIFTEVAHACGGNQIIISVYELMSLIGVEVYDRYMGRLTLSRLPIITPQFQEFKSSIKNSKEELKEQIKQKVIKPFEFKKVERPK, from the coding sequence ATGCTAGAAATTCCAGGATTCAAAAGCTTAAAAAAAATACCTTGGAAAGATCTCGACCCTGGTATGATTGTTGTTGGTGGAGTTAAGGTAAACAATGGTCTGCCGATTGAACTTGCCACTTTTCCAGCATTAACCGTTAGTCTGATTCGCGAATTAACTACCAAATATCATTTTCTTCCCAATCGAGAAATAATAGTCGCCGAGGCAAATAGAGGAGAGAGTCCTTCTCGTATGTCGATGGGATTTCGCACGATTGAAAAACGCTTAAAGCAGTTCAATGATTTTCGCGCAGTCATTCAAAAACAAAGAAATGCATTGGTTGAGACGAAGGGACTAATATTACCCGCCGATGCTCCTCTTATTTCTACACCCTATGTAATTTCCGATCAGCTAATTAAGGATACCTACAATTCATTTGAATTGAAAATTCCTTTTACCAATGCTCCGTCAATGTTCTCTCATTTAGCCGAGAAAGTTACTCTTGCTGATGTTCTTTCTGGTAAGTTGAAAGACAAGTTTAGATTGCCCGAAGATGTAGAAGTAATGCTTCATCTAGTTGTAGATTATTCGTATAGCATGAATACGATGGATAAGCTAGACCTCGTCATGGCAGCGGTTAATCTGTTTTATATTCATATTTCAGAATGTATGCTCAATGTAAAATTACAGCTCTATGTATTTTCTGAGAATTGTGTTCAGGCAAAATTTCCTCTTTCTGGAAAGGAAATTGAGCGTAAAGCCACCAATTACGGAAGCTTCATGAAGAAAGTGTTGCATCATCGAAATCCAGATGTTATTAATAAAGTGATTTTATTTACTGATGGAGAGCCTTCTGATAAGACAGATGCAATCATGATTGGAAATAAAATGAAGAAGTTAAAGATTGATTATACTCAAATTATATTTGATATAAATGAAGACCGTCGTGTGGAGTATCAGGGATTGAATGGTAGCGAAAAGAGCCTCGATGGTTTTCTCACTAATCCTCCTCCGGGGATAACATCTGTTAGGCTAAATGATGCAGATTGGAGAAATCGGAAAGCAGAGATATATGAAATCTTTACAGAGGTAGCCCATGCCTGTGGAGGCAATCAGATTATCATCAGCGTTTATGAGCTAATGAGCTTAATTGGCGTTGAGGTATACGATCGTTATATGGGAAGACTAACTCTTTCTAGACTTCCTATTATCACTCCTCAATTCCAGGAATTTAAATCTAGTATCAAAAATTCTAAAGAGGAATTAAAAGAGCAAATTAAACAGAAAGTAATAAAACCTTTTGAGTTTAAAAAGGTGGAGAGACCTAAATGA